The region CTGTCAACGTCCCGGTTCTGAACATCCACCCATCCCCCTTTCCCCTTTCTGATCACAAACTCATCCAATTCACAATCCCGTCCCCAACACCCCGTCTGCAACTCCCCAGAGTCATTTCATTCCACAACACCAAGTCCATCgatcccctccatctctccgacCTGCTATCTACTGCCCTCCACCTGGACCCACCACCCACCTCACCTGATGATCTCACCAACCACCTCAACGCCACCCTGTCTGCCTCCCTCAACTCACTGGCCCCCCTGAGAACCAAAACTGTTTCATTCAACACCTCCTCCCCCTGGTTCACACCCCACCTCAGAAAACTCAAACAGACCGGCCGCCAACTTGAACGCCCCTAGAGAAAATCATCACTCACTGTTCACCTCGAAGCCTACAAATCTCACCTCATCACCTACAAAGACGCCATCACTGCTGCCAAATCTGACTACTTCTCCACCATCATCAATGACCCGACCCGTAACCCCCGAACCCTCTTCTCCACTGTCAACACTCTCCTCAAGCCTCGTGCCAACACACTCTCTGACCCCTCACCCGATCTTTGCAACTCATTCCTTCAGTTCTTCAGCGACAAAATCACCACCATCAACAACTCACTACTCCCCGTGTCTGACCCAGCAGCAACCACACCGAccccttttctctccatccctctggaCCCCCTGGCCCTTCCCCCCAGCGCCGCCTCTCCCGATTCGACCCTGTTGACTCAACAACCATTGCCAAACTCATCAGCACATCAAAACCCACCACCTGCTCCCTCGACCCCCTCCCCACTCCCCTCATGAAGTCCTGCCTCCCTGTCCTATGCCCCTACCTCACCGACCTCTTCAACTCCTCACTGTCCCACGGAACTGTTCCCTCAGCCTTCAAAACTGCTGCTGTCACCCCCACACTCAAGAAACCTGGTCTGGACCCCTCCTGTCTCAATCACTACCGCCCTATCTCCaacctccccttcctctccaAAACCCTCAAACGCCTCGTCTCCACACAGCTCCAATCCCACCTGCATTCCAACAACTTGTTTGAACCCCTCCAATCTGGCTTTCGCCCCCTCCATAGCACAGAAACTGCACTCCTCCAAGTCCTCAAtcacctcctcacctctgctGCCACCGGAGCCCtcaacatcctcatcctcctggacCTGAGTGCAGCCTTCGATACCGTATGTCACAATATTCTTCTCACCAGACTTCAAGACATCGGTATCGAAAGTACTGCATTCAACTGGCTCCGGTCTTACCTCACCAACAGATCTCATTTCATCTCCCTTCACAACAACTCCTCTGCCACATCCACAGTCACACAAGGTGTCCCCCAAGGCTCTGTCCTCGGTCCACTCCTGTTCATAATCTACATATTCCCCCTCGGTCAGATCCTCCGCCACTTCAACCTGGACTTCCACTGCTATGCCGATGACACTCAGATCTACCTCAGCACCAACACCCACCACAACCCACCCCTCTCCCACATCAACTCCTGCCTCTCTGCATTAAAACCTGGATGCAACAGAATTTTCTTAAACTAAACAGTGACAAAACAGAACTCCTCCTCATCGGCTCCAAATCCACCCtcaccaaaaccaacaacctcacactcaacaTCGATGGCACTTCTGTTTCCCCCTCCCCCCAGGCATATAACCTTGGCGTGATATTTGACCCCACCCTCTCCCTCGAGCCCCACATCTGCCAACTGGTCAAAATATCCTTCTTCCACCTACGCAATATTGCAAAGATCCGTCCCTCCCTCACACCCCCTGCTGCAGAGAACCTCATCCACGCCTTTATCTCCTCCCGCCTTGATTATTGCAACTCTCTCCTCTATGGCATCAGCAACACCTCCATCAATAAACTCCAACTGGTCCAGAATGCAGCTGCCCGACTCCTCACCCATACCAAATCATGGCATCACATCACCCCAGTCCTGAAAGACCTTCACTGGCTCCCCGTCTTCCACCTGATCTCGTACAAAATCCTgaccctcacctacaaagccctccactaACTTGCCCCCCCCCAtctctctgacctcctctccCCTTACCAACCTCAACGATCCCTCAGATCCACCTTAGCTGGTCTACTTTCCACCCCCAAGTCCAACCTCcgcagctttggggacagagcattctccagggcagctcccaaGCTGTGGAACTCCCTCCCAAAActcatcagagactccgatTCCTTCACCAtattccagtcccgcctcaagacccatcttttctcctctgcttaCTTGTAGCCCCCTCTCCCCCCATCCTCCTACCCATTTGTCCGTGTGTATGTATGAAAGTGTTCCTGTGTATGTTGCCTGTTTTTCTCGTTCgtctcctgtttgtctcacaccgttttTCCCCCCGAATgtgtaaagcgtctttgagatctttaaaaagcgctatataagtttaatctattattattattattattattattatcctttGGTTGATCCTTTGGTCAGGTCTGGACCAGAATCACGGTGGGGAGTATGCTGCGTTTGAGGTCCTGATTGAGGAGTTCATAAAAGCCCTCAGAGACTGCGGGATCGAGCCGCACGTGGTGCTGGATGGAGGCTCGGACCACACCGACAAGAAGCTCCAGACCGTGACGCTACGAGCCGTAAGTTTTATCGAGAAGGCCCATAAAGCGGCGGAGGGCAACAGCCAGGAGGGCATCCTGCCACAGCTGGTCAAGCTGGTGTTCAAACAGACGCTGGCCCGGCTGGAGGTACCGGTGGCTCAGTGCTACTGGGAGGCTGACCAGGAGATTGCTGCCCTGGCCAAGGTGTGGCGGTGCCCGGTGCTTTCCAATGACAGCGACTTCTACATCTTCGACCTCCCGGCGGGGCTGCTGCCTATCTCGGACTTCCAGTGGGAGGCGGTGAAGCAGAGCGGCTCGCAGAGCTACATCCCCTGTAAGAGATACAACACCTCCAGGTTCTGCAACTTCTTCAGCATCCAGCGCCAGCTCCTGCCCGCCTTCGCTGCCTTGGCCGGGAATGACTACGTGAATCTGCAGAACAAGTCGCGCATCAACTGGGCTCAGTTTGCCCCGGAAAGAGTTGGGTCAAAAGACCGGCTGAAGGGGCTGCTCTGCTGGCTGAAGGCCTTCCAGCAGCCTCAGGAGGCCTTGAAGGCGGCGCTGCGGCTGATGGGAGATCTGAGCAGGAAGACAAAGGAGGAGGTACTGAAGGGCCTGAATCTGGGAATGAAGGAGTACCAGCTCCCTCCCAGCTCCCTGAAGAGGTTCTTCATCCACGGGACGGCACCTCCTCTCCCAGCAGTGGAACAAGTAATACAGTCCTTTACTGTAAATGTTGTTATGGaagacctgtctgtctgtctgtctgtctgtctgtctgtcaactAACCTTCTGCTAACCACAGCTGTGAGCCAttggctgctgttagcagaaggctaaactattagcaaccctttctctccatctctaaaACGCTTCGCCAATATTgtacgactctctttttgacttcACTGAAGGATAGTTACCTATAGACGTtcaaagatttatacgccctcaatttatctttacagcgctgccgttggccaccagcctgctggtcggacggctggctacttagctagcttagcttgctaattccaccatgctgtcatgaaacacagaaaatgagctgaacaaagttgtccctcatctggtgatagcactgtgcttttctacgctgtgacaagagtgtgtggatgaagtaGTCTCCAGCGGTGTaggggtcggctaatctggtctcattggttaatgttaactttctcaactaacactcgtgatcctggagagtgaaTGACAGaacatattgagagaaactagtattttcttcagccattgttaaaaaaaaacaagccaacaatacttgctagtcagcgttaactaacgtgttcagagaattattctgccttCACTTAACGCTCCGCCCACTAAACACCtcatcatggttactaacagaggGGGGTCTATAGTACTGAAGTACACTTGTAATAAGTACACTGTGTCCTGTCCTCCTGAAGGTGACGGATCTGGTTCCAGACTGGATCCGGCTGCCGCTGACCCAGGCCCGGCTGACTGCAGGCATCCTTgacgtgctgctgctgcggagGATGACCCTCAGCTACATCGTGGATCACGCCGACATGCCCAGCGCTCACCTGACCTCCAGGCCGCTCCGCCAGGTGATGTACGGGTTGATGCTGGGCGACGGGCCGGAGGTGGAGGAGCGAGACAGAGACGGCCTCGAGCTGAGGTTCATCCCAGTCCGACCTGCAATCACCGACGCCACTCAGCAGCTGACACTCAGCTCACTGGATCAGGTGAAGATTAGCCGGCACCATTTTCAAAAACACTAACAATTTCCCTTTCAGAAATGTCAGGAAGTACACAACGCTCACTACACAGTCATCAGACTGAACTGAGCTGGACTGAACTGGACCGAGCTGAACCGGGTCACGctgacattattattaaatacacATAAACCATCACCTCACTACAAACTGAAGCATCTGTGCAGATATCAAACCAATCCTtgtattaaatatgtttaatatgaaTTAATCTACATTTAAGTTCAGGTTAACTTTTATACATTTAAGATAAAACGCTTTATGAAAAGGTTTGT is a window of Sebastes umbrosus isolate fSebUmb1 chromosome 11, fSebUmb1.pri, whole genome shotgun sequence DNA encoding:
- the LOC119496557 gene encoding protein asteroid homolog 1-like, with protein sequence MGLDQNHGGEYAAFEVLIEEFIKALRDCGIEPHVVLDGGSDHTDKKLQTVTLRAVSFIEKAHKAAEGNSQEGILPQLVKLVFKQTLARLEVPVAQCYWEADQEIAALAKVWRCPVLSNDSDFYIFDLPAGLLPISDFQWEAVKQSGSQSYIPCKRYNTSRFCNFFSIQRQLLPAFAALAGNDYVNLQNKSRINWAQFAPERVGSKDRLKGLLCWLKAFQQPQEALKAALRLMGDLSRKTKEEVLKGLNLGMKEYQLPPSSLKRFFIHGTAPPLPAVEQKVTDLVPDWIRLPLTQARLTAGILDVLLLRRMTLSYIVDHADMPSAHLTSRPLRQVMYGLMLGDGPEVEERDRDGLELRFIPVRPAITDATQQLTLSSLDQAEPSQRLLVLLGALGVTEDTLRCLPSQLRLPVAATCYWLQRAQPPPDQEVVKALLLGLSTGDVLRHIAALQIQRHRQKLDAVVNHALNQWQSCLKVSVQLNQLLGLPLPEPYIARLYEGTLVHQLILMMRSGGKLRSGVKQYQTMQAVVHQFHTREAPAPSETQEGAAAPQRNPLDDLTATLQLFLPDEDEDLEASSSVRVEEDLHLNHLV